A single genomic interval of Deltaproteobacteria bacterium harbors:
- a CDS encoding pantoate--beta-alanine ligase, translating into MNVVTTSKEMQSWALAEKKAGKRIAFVPTMGALHEGHGALLREGRKLASNLVLSIFVNPTQFGPNEDLNKYPRNLEGDLTKAKSCGVDTVFLPSPGEIYPEGYKTSVHVEGFSDLLCGKSRPGHFQGVATVVLKLFNIVQPDIALFGQKDFQQLRVIEQMVQDLNLPVQIVGMPIVREADGLAMSSRNQYLSPEERKSALALSSGLSLAEELIKQGVRDPQKILQGVQHLLEKSGKIRIDYVALCDPKTLQEQKTLNLPALLALACFVGSTRLIDNRMLR; encoded by the coding sequence GTGAATGTCGTTACTACCTCAAAAGAAATGCAGTCGTGGGCCCTTGCAGAAAAAAAAGCTGGGAAGCGAATTGCATTTGTGCCCACCATGGGTGCTCTTCATGAGGGACATGGTGCTCTTCTGCGTGAAGGGCGCAAACTCGCTTCCAATCTAGTTTTGAGCATTTTTGTCAACCCAACCCAGTTTGGACCGAATGAAGATTTGAACAAATATCCGAGAAATCTTGAAGGAGATTTGACCAAGGCAAAATCCTGTGGGGTAGATACGGTTTTCTTGCCGTCACCCGGTGAAATTTATCCGGAGGGTTATAAAACATCTGTTCATGTAGAAGGATTTTCAGATCTGCTCTGCGGGAAAAGCAGGCCCGGCCATTTTCAGGGAGTGGCGACTGTTGTCTTGAAACTCTTTAATATTGTTCAACCTGATATTGCCCTTTTTGGTCAGAAAGATTTTCAACAGCTTCGCGTAATTGAACAGATGGTGCAGGATTTGAATCTTCCGGTTCAGATTGTCGGAATGCCGATTGTGCGTGAAGCAGATGGTTTGGCAATGAGTTCGCGCAATCAATATTTGTCTCCTGAAGAGAGAAAATCGGCCTTGGCTCTTTCATCCGGCCTTTCTTTGGCAGAAGAACTCATTAAACAAGGTGTTCGCGATCCCCAAAAAATTTTACAAGGTGTCCAACACCTTTTGGAAAAAAGTGGAAAGATCCGGATCGATTATGTTGCGCTTTGTGACCCAAAAACTCTTCAAGAGCAGAAGACGCTGAATCTGCCCGCCTTGCTTGCCCTTGCCTGTTTTGTTGGATCAACACGTCTGATCGATAATCGCATGTTGCGCTGA
- the panB gene encoding 3-methyl-2-oxobutanoate hydroxymethyltransferase — protein sequence MTKKITIPQLLSRVKEGKALTMLTAYDASFAKIVDQSDIDMIIVGDSLGRVMQGHSTTLPVTLDEILYHTRCVTRVVKRAHITADMPFMSYQTSKAEALKNAGRLIKEGSAEAVKMEGGEELAETVVAMVKAGIPVMGHIGLQPQQIHHLGSYKIHGKNKSETEKLLKQAKILEESGCFAIVLEGVAMETAKQITETLTIPTIGIGSGPHCKGQVQVLHDLLGLNPDFKPRHAKTYVDLFETSLKAIQKYVQEVESGSFPTEDHSVHREKML from the coding sequence ATGACAAAAAAAATCACCATCCCACAACTTCTCTCCAGAGTGAAAGAGGGTAAGGCGTTGACGATGCTCACCGCCTACGACGCTTCTTTCGCGAAGATTGTTGATCAATCTGACATCGACATGATTATAGTTGGAGATTCGCTCGGCAGGGTGATGCAGGGACATTCCACTACTCTTCCTGTGACACTGGACGAAATTTTGTATCACACCCGTTGTGTAACGCGCGTTGTGAAACGCGCGCATATTACCGCCGACATGCCTTTTATGAGTTATCAAACTTCTAAAGCAGAAGCGCTCAAAAATGCCGGTCGTTTGATCAAGGAAGGAAGCGCCGAAGCCGTGAAGATGGAAGGGGGCGAAGAGTTGGCGGAAACAGTGGTGGCGATGGTGAAAGCGGGAATTCCGGTGATGGGGCATATCGGTTTGCAACCGCAACAGATTCATCATTTGGGAAGTTACAAAATACATGGAAAAAATAAAAGCGAAACCGAAAAACTTTTAAAACAGGCAAAAATTTTGGAAGAGTCCGGTTGTTTTGCCATCGTGTTGGAAGGAGTTGCGATGGAGACAGCAAAACAGATCACAGAAACTCTTACTATTCCAACGATTGGGATCGGGTCAGGTCCTCATTGCAAAGGTCAGGTGCAGGTTCTGCACGATCTTTTGGGACTCAACCCCGATTTTAAACCGCGTCACGCCAAAACGTATGTCGATTTGTTTGAAACAAGTCTGAAAGCAATCCAAAAATATGTGCAGGAAGTTGAATCGGGCTCCTTCCCAACAGAAGACCACTCTGTCCACCGTGAGAAAATGCTGTGA
- a CDS encoding deoxynucleoside kinase, which produces MKKQVTPPKYIAIDGPIGSGKTTLVKRLAEELQGTPVLEPVEDNPFLNTFYKDRKGVAFKTQLFFLLNRHQQQAELQRSEFVRFPLVCDYTLGKDQVFTKINLDEKEQELYQRVRSLLSDQLPKPDIVVYLRAKADVLLKRIKSRGFEFEKPITEKYVADLMDAYNDFFLNYNETPLLIVDTTHTDFLLHHDQYEILKKDILNHRQGSKNLVLR; this is translated from the coding sequence ATGAAAAAGCAGGTGACCCCCCCAAAATATATTGCAATCGATGGGCCCATCGGTTCCGGAAAAACAACGCTGGTGAAACGTTTGGCCGAAGAACTTCAGGGAACTCCTGTTTTGGAACCGGTTGAAGACAACCCTTTTCTCAATACATTTTACAAGGACCGAAAAGGGGTGGCTTTCAAAACGCAACTTTTCTTTTTGCTCAACCGTCATCAACAACAGGCAGAGTTGCAACGCTCCGAGTTTGTTCGCTTTCCGCTCGTTTGTGATTACACGCTCGGCAAAGATCAGGTGTTCACCAAAATTAATCTCGATGAAAAAGAACAGGAACTTTATCAAAGAGTGCGTTCTCTTTTGAGTGACCAACTGCCAAAACCGGATATTGTTGTCTACCTGCGCGCAAAAGCCGATGTACTTTTGAAACGAATTAAAAGTCGTGGATTTGAATTTGAAAAACCGATTACCGAAAAATATGTTGCCGATTTAATGGATGCCTATAATGATTTTTTTCTCAATTATAACGAAACGCCTTTGTTGATTGTCGACACAACACACACCGATTTTCTTCTCCATCACGATCAATACGAAATTTTGAAGAAAGATATTTTGAACCACCGCCAAGGATCAAAAAATCTGGTACTGCGATGA
- the rsmA gene encoding ribosomal RNA small subunit methyltransferase A, producing the protein MKNLTVIQLVKKYGVRPKKPLGQNFLMDQNLMDKLIDALELYPDEDVLEIGSGLGIFSQRIAAQAQRVIAIEKDKRLFEIASEQFEDQKNLKFILDDFLKLDLHALTKKLELPLKVIGNIPYYISSPILFKLLDNKSLFDVAVLTVQKEVAKRIVAEPDSKDYGILSILVQAQAEVEILFDLEGGAFYPPPEITSSAVKTTFAKRPLYPFHDFPFFKKVVKTVFNQRRKTIRNTLKILLKNNRIKPWEVCEIDPESRPEQLSVAQYVTLANFLHSLL; encoded by the coding sequence ATGAAAAATTTGACGGTTATACAGTTGGTTAAAAAATATGGCGTGCGTCCCAAAAAGCCTCTGGGTCAAAATTTTTTGATGGATCAGAACCTCATGGATAAGTTGATTGATGCTCTGGAACTTTATCCCGATGAAGATGTTTTGGAAATTGGTTCCGGTCTGGGTATTTTTTCACAACGGATTGCGGCACAAGCACAGCGTGTTATAGCGATTGAAAAAGACAAACGTCTTTTTGAAATTGCTTCCGAACAATTTGAAGATCAAAAAAATCTGAAATTTATTCTCGATGATTTTTTAAAACTGGACCTGCATGCGTTAACCAAGAAATTGGAGCTTCCGCTCAAAGTCATCGGAAATATTCCCTACTATATTTCAAGCCCCATTCTTTTTAAACTTCTTGATAACAAATCGCTCTTCGATGTGGCCGTCCTCACTGTTCAAAAAGAGGTGGCGAAACGGATTGTTGCGGAACCTGATTCCAAGGATTACGGCATTCTGTCAATTTTGGTACAAGCTCAGGCAGAAGTGGAGATTCTTTTTGATTTGGAAGGGGGGGCTTTTTATCCTCCTCCGGAAATAACTTCGAGTGCCGTCAAAACTACTTTTGCGAAAAGACCTTTATACCCGTTCCATGATTTTCCCTTCTTTAAAAAGGTGGTCAAAACCGTGTTTAATCAGAGACGAAAAACAATCAGAAATACGCTAAAAATCCTTTTGAAAAACAATAGGATAAAGCCTTGGGAGGTCTGTGAGATCGACCCGGAATCAAGACCCGAACAACTCTCCGTTGCCCAATATGTAACCCTTGCTAATTTTTTGCACTCTTTGTTATAG